CCAGTTCACGAGACATCACCGTGAAACTGCAAACGAATCAACAAATGTAGGCTTAGCTCGCCAGCAGCCAAAAAATGGGGCCTTCCTGAGGAGCTCAAGCGCGTGATGGTATTCATGAGCCGTATCCTGCAACAGGAACAGAAAATCAGACACGTTTGTAATCGGTTCTTGGATGGTAGCAGGTGAAATCAATAGGAAGAACCTGGCGGAATAAAAAACGCTATGTCTTAGTACTAAACATCAGTTTATCCCAGAGATCACGAAATACCTTAAGTGCCCGGTAAGATAGCTCCTCGCATTTTAGTTGCCTCACCAAAGGATGCTCAAGGGACAAAAATGCTTCTAGTAGTCTTCTCCTAGGACAACAGTCAACACACGGTCCTCTCAACGGTTTTGCGTCAGAATCGCGATGGAAGAAATCCACACAAGGAAAAGACCCGCTTACTTGCAGACCAGTGACTCGGTGGAGGGTAAGTGTGCTGCCTTTGATGAGGTTCCTTGTTTCCTACCAGTTGTGCCTAAGACAACTTCATGCAAACCGGATTTATTCCAACAAATCGAGTACCTAGTAAAAGATAAACGACAAAGCTAACGCTTCAGTAAAAAAGAATGGCACAATAAACGGATGCATAAAGAAAGAGACAAAATGGGGGGAAAAGGATCCAGCTCATGGAACAAACCATATACTACCCGCATGTCAAGAGGCGTACGTCTCCAGGAATCTGTTGAAACTCTGTTGGTGGGACAGGCGCCTCAAAAACCTTTGGCTGAAGATAGAAATGATTTGTTATCGTGGAGAAGTTACTGGAACATAAGAAAAGGAACACCAACCTTCTGCATTTTGAAAGGAGGCGGCAATTCGGTGGGTAGAGAGGACAGACGAGCATCCAGGGCCTTCTTGATATTATTTTTAATAGAGAACCGTTCAGGAGTACCATCAGGTAATTGTCCAATAGTAATGGTGGACAAATACAAGGGTTCCAGTATATGTGACAGCAATGCACCTGTTGAGGAATGCACAGAAAGAGGATTTATCCTACTTGGACATTTTGTAACCACTAAAGGGCACAATATAAAAAAAACAGTAATAGGATGCAAGAAAATAGCAATGCTGAATTGGATGCATAGAAAATTCCATGTTGACATAGAGGCAGAAGTTCCACACATATATATCTTAACTACTGTTACAAGATGAATAGCACATGTTAAAATGTTTCTGATCTTATCAACAGAAGTGGAAATGGTTACCTTGAATTCCTACAACGCTCCAGCGGGTGATTTTGTCAAAGCAGCTCATGGACGATGTTGTATCACCACGCCCTGGTTTCCTTTGAACAAAGCCAATTTCTGATATACAGAGTAGTATACTTATATTAGAAAATATATGACATATGTAATAGGATGAAATATAGTTTTGTTAAAATGTGGGCAATACAATGAATTCAATTTCTGTTGGCAGAACCAATAGAGACAAATGTCAGCATGTACCAATCTTGTGGATCGTATCAAACACCTACCGGGGTGTAAAATGGACCCTCCATTAAGCATAAAAAAACAATGTAAGCAGTCCAGTTCCACTGTTCCAGTTTAGCTGGACAGTTGCACAGAGGTTACTTAAGTCAACTAGCTAGGAGCACCACACTTCCATGCTACTGTTTTATCAATATATAAGGGCAGCAGACAAAATCAAGAAACCATCATAACTAAAATACATCTGGTTTGTAAACTAAACAATTCTCAAACTAATTGTTACCGGGACAAGGACCATGGAAGACACTACCATACTTAAAAGTTAGGGTACATGAAAATTACGAGCTCAAAACTTTGAAGGTACTGTTATGTAGAACACCAACATCAAGACAGTATAAGCATACCGACATTCATACTGTTCAGCTGTTTTCTTGGCAAATCAGACTGCGATGGTGGTACTGGCATGACTCCACCTACACAAAGTCACCAAATCAACTGGAACCATCAAACTATGTTATCAGGATATTGCCACAACCGACAAGAAAAAAATGATGGAATAGGTCTGCGAAAGTGCAGCAGCACAAGTATCACTTGTATCAGTTTACATACAAAGATGCAGGGTTGTTGAACAATTAGTCCGAGCAGTTAAAAATTTAGCTATTCCTAACTTAGCATTGTATTCTACATAGCATGCTCTAGGACAAACAATCGGAATCCAAACAAAAGAACACCAGTGTCTACTCACTACCATGGCACATACATGGGAGTTGTGTGATGTAAAGATGAAGGCAGTGCCCATCCCTCAGCCTCCATCTCCCAGCATCCCCGGAAGCAACCAGCCAATCAGGCGGGGCGCCACGGCCGATCTCGGAGTAGACGAGGCGGAGCAGCGCGCGGCGAGCGATGACCTCAGCGTGCGCGTCGTGAACGAGGTCCCCACGTGCGCTGAGCATCGAGGCACCGAGGCACTTGGTGCCGGTGCCCATGGAGAGCACAGTGAGGCTGTGCGAGTCCTGCGGGGCAGAGAGGAGGATGGCGGCGAGGACCGTGGACTCGCGCCCCTGCGGCTTCCCTTTCTTGGCCAGTGAGCGGTAGTGCCGGAGCGCCGCCGAGGACGCAGCTTCcgcccaggaggagggaacggcgGCGCCCTCTTGTGACGGCGCCGGAGAGGAGGACAGCATGGACGGCGTCGATGAGTTCTCGGGAGCAGGGTCAGAGAATCTAAACGAGTGCAGCAGCTTTGTGAAAAGTAGGGCTAAAAAAAATCTTGAGCTGGACGGCTCACACTCAAAACGAACCTAGCTGAAACTGATTTTTTGTCAGCTTGGATCAATTTGCTGTACCTATAAGCTGGCTCATGGTTTAACCAAACGAAATTTTATCACCTAAAGTTCTAATTAATATATAGTATTGATATTAAATAGAcgattagtttatattatttaaaatTACTGTACAGATTTAATCTATTTTCTCTATCATATTAGTAATATATTTAAtttacttgtcggggaccataattaggggtaccctcaagacgcctaattctcagctggtaacccccatcagcataaagctgcaaatgcctgatgggcacgattaagtcagggatcagtccacacgagtgactcgatcacgcttcacccgagcctagcctcggccaaaggcagccgacctcgagagacttccgtctcgcccgaggccccctttttatggcggacacatcaccggctcgcccaaggccttggcttcgctcagaagcaaccttgactaaatcaccacaccgactgaccaaattgcaggggcatttaacgcaaaggtggactgacacctctatcctgacacgcgcccccggcagagccga
This portion of the Zea mays cultivar B73 chromosome 2, Zm-B73-REFERENCE-NAM-5.0, whole genome shotgun sequence genome encodes:
- the LOC100193265 gene encoding tRNA-specific adenosine deaminase TAD1, coding for MLSSSPAPSQEGAAVPSSWAEAASSAALRHYRSLAKKGKPQGRESTVLAAILLSAPQDSHSLTVLSMGTGTKCLGASMLSARGDLVHDAHAEVIARRALLRLVYSEIGRGAPPDWLVASGDAGRWRLRDGHCLHLYITQLPCGVMPVPPSQSDLPRKQLNSMNVEIGFVQRKPGRGDTTSSMSCFDKITRWSVVGIQGALLSHILEPLYLSTITIGQLPDGTPERFSIKNNIKKALDARLSSLPTELPPPFKMQKPKVFEAPVPPTEFQQIPGDVRLLTCGYSICWNKSGLHEVVLGTTGRKQGTSSKAAHLPSTESLVCKRRLLEAFLSLEHPLVRQLKCEELSYRALKDTAHEYHHALELLRKAPFFGCWRAKPTFVDSFAVSR